One part of the Bacteroidales bacterium genome encodes these proteins:
- a CDS encoding M1 family metallopeptidase, with protein sequence MRKKIFLLILMGAATFGTLRAQKSGFYMPDELQKAYNAETRSYNGAPGKHYFQNTADHDIDARFDPETGVLEGEETIRYHNNSPDTLEHMVIRVYMNLFQKGVPRDFDVGPSDLHDGVEVSNLTINGREINSPGGPQLNSGRGTTYMIQLLNPILPESEATISLEWKVQLPEQVTIRMGKYGEGNWFVAYWYPRISVYDDILGWDTHGFTGSAEFYNDFSNYDVKLTIPGDNMVWATGELQQPEKHYQKGVLERIEKARKTDEVISVVTDKDIENNRVLKDKEEHTWHFITEEVPDFAFATSQSYLWDGTSVEVDPQTGRRTFVSAVYEEGASYFDQVAEIGRESIRLLSEEIMGVPFPWPKLTAFNGSGGMEFPMMINDGAIGSYQGTVYLTAHEIGHNYFPFYVMTNESYYAFMDEGLITFLPRMVEEALVEDFDPFSGMISQYERHAGNYREVPLMVKSYLISDYSAYRLHAYQRPAAAFYMLWRYLGEEDFHKALTHYIQRWAKKHPTPYDFFFTFEDVLNQDLSWFWKPWFFEFGYPDLAISDVEKTETNTRVNIEKKGRFPVPVRLEVKFAGGETKIYSEPMDIWKDGRNRFQIEINDQRRIDSIKLGSDKIPDTNRKDNKMEVH encoded by the coding sequence ATGAGAAAGAAGATTTTTCTTTTGATATTAATGGGTGCTGCAACATTTGGCACTTTGAGGGCTCAGAAATCCGGATTTTATATGCCCGATGAGTTGCAAAAGGCTTACAATGCTGAAACCCGCTCTTATAACGGTGCACCGGGAAAACATTATTTTCAGAATACGGCAGATCATGATATAGATGCCCGCTTTGATCCTGAGACGGGAGTCCTGGAAGGCGAGGAGACCATCAGGTATCACAACAACAGCCCGGATACATTGGAGCACATGGTAATCCGGGTTTATATGAATTTGTTTCAGAAAGGAGTACCGCGGGATTTTGATGTGGGACCTTCCGATCTTCACGATGGAGTTGAAGTGAGTAATCTGACCATTAATGGCCGGGAGATCAACAGCCCTGGTGGCCCCCAGTTAAACAGTGGTCGTGGCACAACTTATATGATCCAGCTCCTTAACCCCATCCTTCCGGAAAGTGAAGCCACCATTTCACTCGAATGGAAGGTGCAGTTGCCTGAGCAGGTAACCATCAGAATGGGCAAATATGGGGAAGGCAATTGGTTTGTGGCCTATTGGTATCCCAGAATTTCAGTTTATGATGATATTTTGGGATGGGATACGCATGGTTTTACAGGTTCGGCCGAATTTTACAACGATTTCAGTAATTATGATGTGAAATTGACAATCCCCGGTGACAATATGGTGTGGGCAACGGGTGAGCTACAGCAACCCGAAAAGCACTATCAAAAGGGTGTTCTTGAAAGAATTGAAAAGGCAAGGAAAACCGATGAGGTGATTTCCGTGGTTACCGATAAGGACATTGAGAACAACAGGGTGTTGAAGGATAAGGAGGAACATACCTGGCATTTTATTACAGAAGAAGTACCCGACTTTGCTTTTGCAACCAGCCAGAGTTATCTCTGGGATGGCACCAGCGTGGAGGTGGACCCCCAAACCGGAAGAAGAACCTTTGTAAGTGCAGTTTATGAGGAAGGTGCTTCGTATTTTGATCAGGTGGCTGAGATCGGACGAGAGAGCATTCGATTATTATCCGAAGAGATCATGGGCGTTCCTTTTCCCTGGCCTAAGTTAACGGCTTTCAACGGGAGCGGGGGTATGGAATTTCCCATGATGATCAATGACGGGGCGATAGGGAGTTATCAGGGAACGGTTTATCTCACGGCTCATGAGATTGGTCACAATTATTTCCCGTTTTATGTGATGACCAATGAATCATATTATGCCTTTATGGATGAGGGTCTGATCACGTTTTTACCAAGAATGGTTGAAGAAGCCCTTGTAGAAGATTTTGATCCTTTCTCCGGGATGATTAGTCAATATGAAAGGCATGCCGGTAACTACAGGGAAGTGCCGTTGATGGTGAAAAGCTATCTGATCAGCGATTATTCAGCTTACCGGCTTCATGCCTATCAGCGGCCTGCCGCTGCATTTTATATGTTGTGGAGATATTTGGGTGAAGAAGATTTTCACAAAGCCTTGACACACTATATTCAGCGATGGGCCAAAAAACATCCCACACCCTACGATTTCTTCTTTACTTTTGAGGATGTGTTGAACCAGGATCTGAGCTGGTTCTGGAAACCCTGGTTCTTTGAATTCGGCTATCCCGATCTGGCAATATCGGATGTGGAAAAAACAGAAACCAACACACGCGTAAATATTGAGAAGAAAGGCCGGTTTCCTGTGCCGGTTCGACTGGAAGTTAAGTTTGCGGGAGGAGAAACCAAAATCTACAGTGAACCAATGGATATATGGAAAGACGGACGTAACCGGTTTCAAATTGAGATAAATGACCAAAGACGGATAGATTCCATAAAGCTGGGAAGCGATAAGATACCGGATACGAATCGGAAAGATAATAAGATGGAGGTGCATTAG